The genomic segment GCCTTATCACCATCATAACATGGTTTGCACGACTCCTCTACAGTAGATTCATTGTGTCTTTTTGGTTCTTGTCTTGTCTTTTTGGTTCTAGGACGCCGCAAACGTCGCGAGCCTCCAGTGCtctgcagcaacaacaacagcaacatcatcaacaacaacaacaacaacaacaaatagctACAACTCCAAACAGTGTAGCTGCATTTTTTGGCAATATGATACCATCCAAGGTGGAGGTGAAGCTGGGCACTAGTGCCTATAGCTATCGGAGTAGCAGTGCCGATGGCAGTAGCGGTAGCGGTGAGGCTGGAGGAAGCGTTGGTGTCGCCATCAGTAAGCCCATCGATATTATAGGTAATGGTGGTGGAGGAGGTGGAGTGGGAGGGGGTGCAGGAGGACCTGGAACTTACTATCAACAAACACAGGCAGCTTCTAGCTATGGTAATGGCAGGCGTAACAATGGAAATGGCTCGTATACCAATGGGAACGGAAATGGGAATGGTAATGGAAATGGCATTGGAAATGGCAATGGTAATGGAAATAATAATGGCAATGGTGGTAAtggtaaaaataaaagaaatcgGATACGTCGGGAAAGTAGTATCAGGCAACAGCAAGTGCATCAGACATTCGGCAGTGAGGCAGATGATCCCTTGCTTCAGGAGGATTTCGATTTTGAGGGTAATCTGGCTCTATTCGATAAGCAGGCCATTTGGGATGACATTGAGTCTACCCACCAAAAGCCCGATGTGGTGCGCCATTTGGAGCAAAAGAATCAACACCaccagcatcatcatcatcatcatcatcatcatcaccatcagcCGGAGCAGAAGTATCGGCACGATGAAAACATTTTGGCCAGTAAGCCGCTTCAACTACGCCAGATCGAGAGCATGTTCGAAGGCAGTAATGATTTTGTGACCGACGATGGTCTGATCATCCCAACGATTCCGGCCTATGTGCGCAACAAGATCGAGCTAAGCGCCGAGAGAGCGGGCCTATCTCTGCAGCGGCAAATCGATATATTGGCGCGTGGAGCCAGCGATCTAGCCATTACCCTGCTAGGCGGCGCTAGACGTTTGACACCGGCCAACAATCATCAGTGGCCCAAGATAGTCATCATTTGCGATGACGTTAAAAATATGAGGTAAGACAAAGTCATTCAAATTCACTCAATAAATATGGGTTTTAACGAATCTCTTTTGCTGTGTGTAGAACAATCAACATTGGAGCTGCCACGGGTCGCCAGTTGGCTTCCCATGGTCTTACCGTAATGCTTTATGTGGAGCAGGCCGAATTAATTGAGAAGAATAACAACAGCATTGAGATTTCCCTATTTAAGGCCACAGATAATATCATAGTTCACTCAGTGGATGGTAAGAGCAAGCATCTCGATGCTCATGAATTGATTTTCACCTACCTCGATTTCTCGTTTCCCGATTTAATTGCAATCtttgtttttggtgtataTATTTGTAGCCTTACCCACACCAGATCTTGTGATATTATCAACAAACGTCGCCAATCTATCCGATGCAATTAACAAATGGCTTAGCGTTAATCGGTAAGTGGAGAGACAATGATTCTCTTGGCAATCTTTATATTTGATTATTCGATTGCAGTGCTTCGGTGCTGGCCGTGGATCCGCCACCGTGCGGTATTAATGAGGTTGCTATTAAGTACTCAATACTACCCATTTTACCCTTGAATGGCATATCAACAGTAACAAAGACAACATCAGGAGCAGCAGCTGCACTATCATCATCGACCGCAGCCACTCCCACACCAgggacatcatcatcatcaagcACGGCAGCTGCGGCAgcaatgcaacaacaacaacaacaacagcagcaacaacaaacatcaACGAACAATTGTGGCAAATTGTATTTATGTAATTTAGGTATACCGGATAAATTCTATCGTGATTGTGGCATTAAGTACAAAAGTCCATATGGACATAAATATGTGATACCGATTCACTCAAAGGACTGAAACaacgacaaaaaca from the Drosophila willistoni isolate 14030-0811.24 chromosome XR unlocalized genomic scaffold, UCI_dwil_1.1 Seg105, whole genome shotgun sequence genome contains:
- the LOC6646089 gene encoding enhancer of mRNA-decapping protein 3, whose product is MGLTDQQDWIGCAVSITCDEFLGVFQGLIKQISAEEITIVRAFRNGVPLRKQNAEVVLKCSDIQAINLIEPVKQDVESHATPAVINKPTPVKLPQFSNILGKQQQLQLQQQQQQQQQQQQQQQQQLHQQDEPHAQFQTSKTGKVNGHGRTTGGGGSGSSGGGVSGGKSTLSDQMQQLKLNGSILNGANGVKRTPQTSRASSALQQQQQQHHQQQQQQQQIATTPNSVAAFFGNMIPSKVEVKLGTSAYSYRSSSADGSSGSGEAGGSVGVAISKPIDIIGNGGGGGGVGGGAGGPGTYYQQTQAASSYGNGRRNNGNGSYTNGNGNGNGNGNGIGNGNGNGNNNGNGGNGKNKRNRIRRESSIRQQQVHQTFGSEADDPLLQEDFDFEGNLALFDKQAIWDDIESTHQKPDVVRHLEQKNQHHQHHHHHHHHHHHQPEQKYRHDENILASKPLQLRQIESMFEGSNDFVTDDGLIIPTIPAYVRNKIELSAERAGLSLQRQIDILARGASDLAITLLGGARRLTPANNHQWPKIVIICDDVKNMRTINIGAATGRQLASHGLTVMLYVEQAELIEKNNNSIEISLFKATDNIIVHSVDALPTPDLVILSTNVANLSDAINKWLSVNRASVLAVDPPPCGINEVAIKYSILPILPLNGISTVTKTTSGAAAALSSSTAATPTPGTSSSSSTAAAAAMQQQQQQQQQQQTSTNNCGKLYLCNLGIPDKFYRDCGIKYKSPYGHKYVIPIHSKD